ATGCCACGGCCACCGGCTGGCCCGCAGCGAGCCCCCGCAGcgcgccctcgtcgccgcccAGGCGCGCGAACCGGGCACCGCCCACGGACGCGGCCGAGTTTGCTGGAGAGGCGCCCCGGCACGCGCCCTTCTGGGCGGCGTACGCGTAGGCCGCCTCCGGCTGCAGCCCGCCGCTGGCGGCCACGTAGCGGAGCGCCGCGTTGATGTCGCCCCCGTCGCAGGtgttgccgccgcccgtgcAGTCGAGCACTTGCTGCTCCGACATGGAGATCAGGTTGCCCGTCGCGATCTTGACCAGcccctccgtcgccgccaccgccgcgaaCGCCCAGCAGCTCCCTGCACGCACGCGTAAAAGCATTCACGAACATGCTTGACATGCTATAATGCTATGCATGCAGTATGCAGATGTGCGTACCGCAGGAGCGTTGGTTCTTGATTTCGGTGACGGCGCCCTGGGCCCTCCAGTCCACGCTGTCCGGCACGTCCTGCCCATAATCCGCCAGAGCGGTAGCCTTGGACATGTCCTGATCCTCGGGACGAAGAAGCCCGCCGGGGCCGGGCTGGTGGTGGCGGTAGCCGAGGTGCTGCTGCAGGAACTCGTGGTCGGTGAGGTCGGAGAAGTGGTTGAGCCCGAGCGTGTACGTGCGGTTGCCCGACCGGTTGACGGCGTCCACGTGCCGCGCGTTCGCCCCGAAcacctcctgccgccgcgcctTCTCGTCCGCGTCCTTGTACGCGCGCCCGAACCTGGCCATCCAACGCTCGTGCCGAGACGCCACGGTAACGTGCCGCGCTTCCCCTGCCGACGCAGCGGCCGCGAGCACTAGCATCAGCGCGCAGCAGATGATCAGTCGGCGGGAGCTGGGAATCGACGCCATTGCTCAGTTAATCAGTTCGCTTATTTGTTAAGTGGGAGCAGTATTCCGCATGTGTTCCTATTTATACGCGATCTAGCTAGGGAGCAAAGAGGAGTGGATGCATGCGTTCCGTTggtcgatggatggatggatcgatcacGGTTGTCGCGCGCATGTAACAACATTATTGCAGGTGGAGTGCGTTCATGCGCTGCATTAATTGTTGATTGCGAGTCCACGGGTGGATTCATATCCGGCTGCTGGTCTCCTTCCTTTTTTCTGTGGAGATGGAgattccttttgttttccgGCTGGCTGGTGCTCTGCTGGCCACTAGCATGCCGGAGCGGAGTGCGTTATAGTACTACGCCGTAATCGAATCGTATTGAtatactgtattttttttctttgtttctcgATCGGAAGATGTTGCattgttgcatgcatgcatgcatgcatgcgcgcgcgTGGATTGTATGCCAACGTGGGAAGCTGGAGAAGTTGCTGTCTGATCGGAACGGCCTGGGCATCGGCGTGCGCTTCCACTTGCTCCTTTATCCGTCAAGAAGCAAAAATCTGAAACGTGCATGAGATTTTACCGAGTAGCAAAATCTGTGAGACTGGTGCATGCACGAAGGACCATTCCATTTTTGAATGCGTCAAAGATCGATTGGCCATTTGGCCGTATGGAAATGCGTTATCGCGTCGGCGCACTTGCGGAGTTTCTCGGCGTAGAGACGGGGGCTCGGGACAGGAGACCAGTTTCTCGGCGTAGAGACGGGGGCTCGGGACAGGAGACCAGATAGAcattttttctcattttcatatttggtttcgttGGGACAAGACTTTAACCAAGTACTCCTTTCGTTCTgaacgtcacttatttcaagGCGAAGGAAATATAAGGATAACTTTATTAATATGATCACATCATCACGAACTATGTTTCAGTTTGACTTAGGTTTGGCCGATTGTTTCCTTTTAATTTGTGCGGAGCATGTACGAGTACAATATATACTATGCAATACTCTCTCTTTATCAAAAAAATGTCTCCCACTTATTACAAAATTTGCACTAACTTAATACAAAATGACCGACATTTTTTATAGACCGGAGTACCTAACAGTGCATTCGTAGGAGATTCAAAGACAGACTTCGCATTTGCTTTTATATAGCAGGTTCCTGGTGACTCGCGCATCATATCAGACCGGTCAGCGCTTGGAATAACCCAATGCGGATAAAAAAACAGCTAATTTTAGCACAAAGCTTGTAACCCATGCTACTGGACAAGAGGGGTCCCAGAGACCCATACCGCTAGTCGTGATCAAGCCAAGCATTAATTGTTATTgttttcgacaacaattagagtaagagGTGTCAaaactcgatggcacaagtacgagtataaaagtagggcgtgtacgtcGGCCTTATATCAAATGTTGTCGTACACTTGGATAAGTTGACAcgtcaatattttttgaataggttcggtcgatcctgcgggtgcgacttagtcctatgttaggagaggcttcaagggggttgttagccaaagCGTTCAGGTCGATCGAGcct
The Brachypodium distachyon strain Bd21 chromosome 2, Brachypodium_distachyon_v3.0, whole genome shotgun sequence genome window above contains:
- the LOC100841730 gene encoding ervatamin-C translates to MASIPSSRRLIICCALMLVLAAAASAGEARHVTVASRHERWMARFGRAYKDADEKARRQEVFGANARHVDAVNRSGNRTYTLGLNHFSDLTDHEFLQQHLGYRHHQPGPGGLLRPEDQDMSKATALADYGQDVPDSVDWRAQGAVTEIKNQRSCGSCWAFAAVAATEGLVKIATGNLISMSEQQVLDCTGGGNTCDGGDINAALRYVAASGGLQPEAAYAYAAQKGACRGASPANSAASVGGARFARLGGDEGALRGLAAGQPVAVALEASEPDFRHYKSGVYAGSASCGRRLNHGVTVVGYGAEDDSGDEYWVVKNQWGTLWGEKGYMRVARGDVAGANCGIASYAYYPTMDS